taagtacACCGTCATCATGAATACATTTCCCATTATATAGCTAAAAATATAAACAGTCATGTGGAACAATAACAATCATATATGATATAGATACATTTCTACTAAAGTATGCTATATGCTAACAGTAAGGGCACATTACTAAACACTGATTGCATGCATATGTTTTGGGGTATAAACTATTTAAACTCAGACAGAAAAAAATGAGCAAAACATTAGAAAGATCAATTTCAAATACTAATGAAAAGTTGTTACAATTTCTAAAGTATTTCTACCTGTCAAAACAATATCCAATAATCTAATTTTATACAAATATCTCTAGTTGAATGCATTGCATTTTCCCCATATTTTGTTGGGCATGATACATATAAAAATGTTATTGTTACagtttattcatttaaaaaatgtttttacctgGTACTCCTCGTTGTATTCATAGCTTCTTGTGAACGGTTCATCAGGATCATTCAAAATATCTTTTAGTTGAGGGAAATCCAGGGGCCTCAAAAACATGAAATCTGTTCTATCTAAAGCTGGAGATTGCCAAGTTTTATAAGTGGAAGCTCGTGAACTTGTTTGTACTTCCATGTACCTTAATGTACCATCAGCATTCAACTGCACACTTGGAGGAAGCTGACATGGGATGTTATTTAACTCAGTATCACTCACATAACTGCACATACATTGACTACTCTCTGTTCTTAAACACTTGATAGTCAGAACAACGAAGGTCACAAGTGATACTATACTTATAGCCGCAAGAGATATTATTAAATACAATGTCAAATCAGATTGATCATTGTTTGTTGTCTGGTAGTCTTGAGATTCCAGAGTTTCATCAATAATAGGTTCTTCAAAATACATAATGAGGGTAGCTGTACTTGATAAAGCTGGTTCGCCATTGTCTTTAACCATGACCATAATAGTGTGAGTATTTTCATCTGTCTCAGTAAATGGTCGTACTGTTTTAATCTCTCCAGTATGTGAATTAATTTGAATAAAAGAAAGGTCAGTGGCGTCTAAGATAGTATAAGTAAGCAAGGCATTGTATCCTGAGTCAGGGTCTACAGCAGCTACTTTGGTGATCAAACATCCTGCAGAAACTGGGTGTGGGACTTTTTGATGCTCAGCTGTATCTTTGATTAAAAGGGGATATAAAATAATTGGATGGTTATCATTTTGAtccaagataaatatatatagagtAGCATTCGACCTATGCTTTGGAGAACCTCCATCTTCCACACAAACTGAAATGTCCAAAAGTTGTGTTTCTTCATAGTCAAAAGATCGCTGTGCATACACATTCCCAGTGTATTCATTGATATATATAAATGAAGATAGTGGGGATCCTGATATAAATGTTTCTGAAATACAGAATTTAAGAATGGCATTTTCGCCCTCATCCACGTCTGTAGCATCTAATGTATAAAGCAATACTCCAGGGACATTATTTTCATGTAAATATGCATTGAAAGATGGATGGGAGAACTGTGGTGAATTATCATTGACATCTGATATATTAAGGACTATTGTCAATTCTGTAAACATTGGGGGAGACCCCAGATCCACGGCTACCAAGTAGATAGTGTAATGTGATGTAACCTCCCTGTCTAAAATATAATCTGTGATTAAAGAATAATGGTTTTCAACAGATTTGAATTTGAAAGGAAGTCCTAATGGTAGTTTCATTTGCACCTCTCCATTTTTACCAGAATCTCGGTCATTTACATTGAATATCCCAACTACAGTTCCAATGGGTGTGTTTTCTGGAATTGATTTTTCAAGAGAAGTTATAACAACTTCAGGAGCATTATCATTGGAATCTTCAATTTCAACCTGAATAACACAATGGCCTTCCATTACTGGAACCCCTTTATCTTTAGCTCTTATATAGATTTCATAGAAACTAGATTCTTCAAAATCAATTTCTCTTTGTACCCAAATTTCACCAGTAAATGAGTCAAGTCTAAACAGTTCACGCACTTTGCTGGATGTGTGATCTTCAAAAGAATATTCAATTTCACTATTTGAACCCTCATCCGAGTCAGTGGCATTAAGCTTAATTAGAAATGTATCCAATGGAATATTTTCCATTAGACTGGTCTTGTACACAGATTGATCAAATATGGGCGGATTGTCATTATTATCCAAAACTTGAACAGTTATTTTTGTAGTTCCAGTTTTGGATGGTTGGCCACCATCCAGAGCAATTAAAATTAGTTGATGTTCTCGAATTTCTTCTCTGTCCAAGGCATTCTCTAACACCAATTCAGGAAAAAGTTTTCCATCTTTTAATTGTTTAACATTTAATGAAAAATATTGACTTTGACTGATCTGGTATGAGCGAACTGCATTTGTTCCAACATCTGGATCAACTGCACTCTCTAGTGGAAATCTAAGGCCAGGAGCTGCTAGTTCTGCAATTTTCACCACACGGTCAGCGTTAACAAAATACGGAGCATTATCATTAATGTCCAAAATTTCAACAGCCAAACGAAACAGCTCTAATGGTCTTTCTATAATCAACTCCACAGCAAGTAAACAGCTTGAGCTAAAAGAACACAGATTTTCTCTGTCTATCTTTTCATTTAGAAGCAGATCTCCACTTTCTAGTTTAATGGAAAAATACCTCCTGTTTTCCTCGGATCCTAATCGCAGCCTCCGTTCAGAGATTTGTTTCATAGATAAACCCAGGTCACTAGCCACATTCCCTAATAGAGTTCCAGGTTCTGACTCCTCTATCACAGTGTAGTGAAGCTGTCCCCAACCCCATCCCCAGAAgctcatatacaaaatacaaagtaCTTGCCATTTCCAAATGCTCCAAAGGATTTGTGAGTCCATGGTAATTGAATATTTCCGTGACAATGGCTGCTAAATCAATCAAAAATACATGATATGGTCTGAAATAATCCAATAAAGCAAATTAAATCCACCTTAACTGTTCTCTTTATTCAAGTGATTTTAAAGGATTTTGTTTTTTCTGCAGATCAAACTGAGAAAGGGAGGGTGAGTCACTGACGGGGGAG
This Pelobates fuscus isolate aPelFus1 chromosome 3, aPelFus1.pri, whole genome shotgun sequence DNA region includes the following protein-coding sequences:
- the LOC134602740 gene encoding protocadherin gamma-C5-like isoform X20; this encodes MDSQILWSIWKWQVLCILYMSFWGWGWGQLHYTVIEESEPGTLLGNVASDLGLSMKQISERRLRLGSEENRRYFSIKLESGDLLLNEKIDRENLCSFSSSCLLAVELIIERPLELFRLAVEILDINDNAPYFVNADRVVKIAELAAPGLRFPLESAVDPDVGTNAVRSYQISQSQYFSLNVKQLKDGKLFPELVLENALDREEIREHQLILIALDGGQPSKTGTTKITVQVLDNNDNPPIFDQSVYKTSLMENIPLDTFLIKLNATDSDEGSNSEIEYSFEDHTSSKVRELFRLDSFTGEIWVQREIDFEESSFYEIYIRAKDKGVPVMEGHCVIQVEIEDSNDNAPEVVITSLEKSIPENTPIGTVVGIFNVNDRDSGKNGEVQMKLPLGLPFKFKSVENHYSLITDYILDREVTSHYTIYLVAVDLGSPPMFTELTIVLNISDVNDNSPQFSHPSFNAYLHENNVPGVLLYTLDATDVDEGENAILKFCISETFISGSPLSSFIYINEYTGNVYAQRSFDYEETQLLDISVCVEDGGSPKHRSNATLYIFILDQNDNHPIILYPLLIKDTAEHQKVPHPVSAGCLITKVAAVDPDSGYNALLTYTILDATDLSFIQINSHTGEIKTVRPFTETDENTHTIMVMVKDNGEPALSSTATLIMYFEEPIIDETLESQDYQTTNNDQSDLTLYLIISLAAISIVSLVTFVVLTIKCLRTESSQCMCSYVSDTELNNIPCQLPPSVQLNADGTLRYMEVQTSSRASTYKTWQSPALDRTDFMFLRPLDFPQLKDILNDPDEPFTRSYEYNEEYQQAQPNTEWRFSQAQRPGPSGAQPTEEAGVWPNNQFETERLQAMILASANEAAEGTSGLGGGTGTMGLSARYGPQFTLQHVPDYRQNVYIPGSTLTPTNGAGKREGKASGNKKKSGKKEKK